In a single window of the Rhinolophus ferrumequinum isolate MPI-CBG mRhiFer1 chromosome 21, mRhiFer1_v1.p, whole genome shotgun sequence genome:
- the COPRS gene encoding coordinator of PRMT5 and differentiation stimulator has translation MDPQTAGAQALGTAELPRGPPLPYARKAFPSSGVRFAPDDHSGQDSEIEKAPDGLASEARSVPNDSPADGEGTRPEEGGFAVDGDSEGEPNAWELSEGVSGCPPKEQADDLFHEDWDLELKTDQGNPYDADDIQGCISQEVKPRVYCTPQGDMIYDPSWHHPPPLIPHYSKMVFETGQFDDAED, from the exons ATGGACCCTCAGACCGCCGGGGCCCAGGCGTTGGGGACCGCGGAGTTGCCTCGGGGTCCGCCGTTGCCGTACGCGCGGAAGGCGTTCCCCAGCTCAGGG GTTCGCTTTGCCCCAGACGACCACTCCGGTCAGGACAGCGAGATTGAGAAGGCCCCAGATGGACTAG CCAGTGAAGCGCGGAGCGTCCCTAATGATAGTCCTGCTGATGGTGAGGGCACCCGTCCTGAAGAAGGCGGCTTTGCTGTGGATGGCGATTCTGAGGGGGAACCCAATGCCTGGGAGCTGTCAGAAGGGGTGTCCGGCTGTCCGCCCAAGGAACAGGCTGATGATCTCTTTCATGAGGATTGGGACTTGGAATTGAAAACAGATCAAGGGAATCCGTATG ATGCTGACGACATCCAGGGCTGCATTTCTCAAGAGGTGAAACCTCGGGTGTACTGCACCCCACAAGGAGATATGATCTATGACCCCAGTTGGCACCATCCACCTCCACTGATACCCCACTATTCCAAGATGGTCTTTGAAACGGGACAGTTTGATGATGCTGAAGACTGA